From a single Vanacampus margaritifer isolate UIUO_Vmar chromosome 15, RoL_Vmar_1.0, whole genome shotgun sequence genomic region:
- the arhgef11 gene encoding rho guanine nucleotide exchange factor 11 isoform X1, protein MSLRQPTSTLDSPFAAWLSSLTIGDSERKSSTGQQRDPLVDVPSESAAAGLVQRCVVVQKDQLGFGFTVCGERVKLVQNVRAGGAAVKAGVQEGDRIIKVNGSLVSSMSHQEVVKLIKSGTYVALTLQGPPHSPSSFPADSALNRYGETPSTPPSSTPSHRITGPKPLQDPEVQKQASQILRKMLQQEEMELQALMEERSRNPSPSLDERIESAKRRAHQVRVKLQQDTEGLPSECVTRNVTGFEGRVPPAWSEGDTEAFESPRSSPSSSFRSLLQPRQSSDTPPLSEPSGRVQIIGPEEEDEDEEDAYFFSEMDGPFQDMELLKSRPAHMSVFLRYVFTQLLDPNPLLFYLSVEAYLSATPKDARSLAPQICSHFLDPDAPLKLKVPEDHLTDIESRLHAQEDIRGPLSELQQRVLPHVQDQLVDYRKKQTMGLGALFGEGDLLLLDGDPAKERQVVDKQVTALWEIMCKHEEDRSSPLASAVLLYLRHAGVKLRDSKVFPGLSADKEKWLAFLKAKKPSSTKKDKDGEDRKRNPILKYIGKPRSASQSTFHVPLSPAQVRPGSVRNIIQQFENHSETGAEEGGDPQMALSGQGDDSANSPTTSVRLARSESLKAQGEGRRRGMASCGESVPRSRSDVDMEDPGEDGTGFRMRNSASSARSLENPTPPYTPRSIRRSSESLPTLLLDSSAPEEEACEGQNWQETVPHQLLATLSPREVERQAVMYELFTTEASHLRTLRVLDQVFFQKMRAVLTADELACIFPNLPQVYELHASLCEAMRKRREAIIVHDIGDIMLARFEGSAGEEFQEQASQLCRQQSQALELIKNKQRKDARFAHIVQECEASRHCRRLQLRDLLVSEMQRLTKYPLLLDNIIKHTEVASDDLPNLQRAQACCRRILQAVNEVVRETEHRHHLSKYQRRLDVAPQFKGLDLSTKKMIHEGPLIWKVSKDKHLDIHALLLSDCLLLLQRGPDERLLLRHPSRWLGVNVGGGDSPLVKLDSLLVRSVATDNKALYIISTAERQIYELVAGTTSEKNTWKDFLEKSMASAASPAPANRSSAAAPSPGLGISSMVEAAGPADTDNAGGAQADPADISAACLQARVSDCHGEHAAGLAEAALHDVETLRQLLFVDASDDGWGRTLRDSAHESGRDHWTHVLPKAAVADDVTPVSERSSASRAVPRGNVLYLTTPTQPDESTTDTTDGGLSEGREEETWQSHVIQNVEGVFRTIENLTGKLRQLKDMEGEHCKLLTSLREQSAHREEEDCGSADGKEASPAHPRIQSTGL, encoded by the exons ATGAGTCTCCGCCAGCCCACCTCCACCCTTGACAG CCCCTTCGCCGCTTG GCTCAGCAGTCTGACCATCGGGGACTCAGAACGCAAGTCGTCCACCGGTCAGCAGAGGGACCCGCTGGTTGACGTCCCCAGTGAGAGCGCTG CCGCCGGTCTGGTCCAGAGATGCGTGGTGGTGCAGAAGGACCAGCTGGGTTTCGGCTTCACGGTGTGCGGAGAGCGGGTGAAGCTGGTTCAAAATGTTCGAGCAG GCGGCGCAGCCGTCAAGGCCGGAGTCCAGGAAGGAGACCGAATCATAAAG GTGAACGGTTCGCTCGTGTCCTCCATGTCCCATCAGGAGGTGGTGAAGCTCATCAAAT CCGGGACGTATGTAGCGCTCACACTACAAGGACCGCCCCATTCACCGTCCTCCTTCCCCGCTGATTCCGCTCTCAATCGGTATGGGGAGACTCCATCCACACCACCCAGCAGCACCCCCTCCCATAGAATCACTGGACCCAAACCACTCCAG GACCCTGAAGTGCAGAAGCAGGCCTCTCAGATACTCAGGAAGATGCTGCAGCAGGAAGAAATGGAGCTGCAG GCCTTAATGGAGGAACGGTCGCGGAACCCGTCGCCGTCTCTGGATGAGCGAATCGAAAGCGCCAAGAGGCGAGCTCATCAAGTGCGCGTCAAGCTTCAGCAGGACACG GAGGGATTGCCATCAGAATGCGTCACTCGCAACGTCACGGGGTTCGAAG GACGCGTGCCGCCGGCCTGGAGCGAGGGTGACACGGAG GCCTTTGAGAGCCCCCGCTCATCCCCCTCATCTTCCTTCCGGAGCCTTCTACAGCCACGGCAGAGCTCCGACACTCCCCCCCTCTCGGAGCCG AGCGGCAGGGTGCAGATCATCGGGCCggaggaagaggacgaggaTGAGGAGGACGCTTACTTCTTCAGTGAG ATGGACGGCCCCTTCCAAGACATGGAGCTGCTGAAGTCGCGGCCCGCCCACATGAGCGTCTTCCTAAGATACGTCTTCACGCAGCTGCTGGATCCCAACCCACTG CTCTTCTACCTGTCGGTGGAGGCGTACCTGAGCGCCACGCCCAAAGATGCCCGCTCCCTGGCACCGCAGATCTGCTCCCATTTTCTTGATCCAGACGCT CCCTTGAAGCTGAAAGTGCCAGAAGACCACCTCACAGACATTG AGAGCCGCCTCCACGCCCAGGAGGACATCCGCGGGCCGCTGTCTGAGCTGCAGCAGCGGGTGCTGCCCCATGTCCAGGACCAACTTGTGGACTACAG GAAAAAGCAAACGATGGGCCTTGGCGCACTTTTCGGTGAAGGtgacctgctgctgctggacGGGGACCCGGCGAAGGAGCGTCAGGTGGTGGACAAGCAGGTCACCGCCCTGTGGGAGATCAT GTGCAAGCACGAGGAGGACAGAAG CTCCCCACTGGCGTCAGCCGTGCTCCTGTATCTGCGGCACGCCGGCGTCAAACTGCGGGACTCCAAGGTGTTTCCCGGCTTGAGCGCCGACAAGGAAaagtggctcgccttcctcaagGCAAAAAAG CCAAGCAGCACTAAGAAGGACAAAGACGGCGAGGACAGAAAGAGGAATCCCATCCTCAAGTACATCGGGAAACCTCGGAGCGCATCTCAGTCAA CATTCCACGTCCCGCTGTCTCCCGCTCAAG TGCGTCCAGGCAGCGTGAGGAACATCATCCAGCAATTTGAGAACCACAGCGAGACCGGGGCCGAGGAGGGCGGCGACCCGCAGATGGCCTTATCCGGCCAGGGGGATGACAGCGCTAACAG CCCCACCACGTCCGTGCGTCTGGCACGCAGCGAGTCTTTGAAGGCACAGGGGGAAGGTCGGCGGCGGGGCATGGCGTCGTGCGGTGAGTCCGTTCCCCGCTCTCGCAGCGACGTGGACATGGAGGATCCCGGCGAGGATGGGACGGGCTTCAGAATGCGGAACAGCGCCTCGTCGGCCAG GTCTCTGGAGAACCCCACCCCACCATACACACCGCGCTCCATTCGCAG GAGCTCCGAGTCGCTGCCGACCCTGCTGCTGGACAGCAGCGCACCCGAGGAGGAGGCGTGTGAGGGTCAGAACTGGCAGGAGACTGTCCCGCATCAGCTCCTGGCCACGCTCAGTCCGAGGGAGGTAGAGCGCCAGGCGGTCATGTATG AGCTCTTCACAACTGAGGCGTCGCACCTGCGCACACTCCGAGTCCTGGACCAAGTCTTCTTCCAGAAGATGAGAGCCGTGCTCACTGCTGACGAGCTGGCCTGCATCTTTCCCAACCTGCCGCAGGTCTACGAACTGCACG CCAGCCTGTGCGAGGCCATGAGGAAGCGGCGAGAGGCCATCATCGTTCACGACATCGGCGACATCATGTTGGCGAGG TTTGAGGGCAGCGCCGGCGAGGAGTTTCAGGAGCAGGCGTCGCAGTTGTGCAGGCAGCAGTCTCAGGCGCTGGAGCTCATCAAGAACAAACAACGCAAAGACGCCCGCTTCGCCCACATCGTCCAG GAGTGTGAGGCCAGTCGCCACTGCCGCCGTTTGCAGCTCAGAGACCTGCTGGTATCAGAAATGCAGAGGCTGACCAAGTACCCGCTTCTTCTGGACAACATCATCAAGCACACCGAGG TGGCCTCGGACGACCTTCCCAACCTGCAAAGGGCTCAGGCCTGTTGCCGCCGAATCCTGCAGGCGGTCAACGAGGTGGTCCGGGAGACGGAACACCGCCACCACCTGAGCAAGTACCAACGCAGGCTGGATGTTGCTCCGCAGTTTAAG GGTTTGGACCTAAGCACCAAGAAGATGATCCACGAGGGGCCGCTCATCTGGAAAGTTAGCAAGGACAAGCATTTAG ACATCCACGCGCTGCTGCTGTCCGactgcctgctgctgctgcagcgcGGCCCTGACGAGCGTCTGTTGCTTCGTCACCCATCGCGCTGGCTGGGCGTCAACGTGGGCGGCGGTGACAGCCCGCTGGTCAAGTTGGACTCGCTGCTGGTGCGCTCGGTCGCCACAG ACAACAAGGCGCTCTACATCATCAGCACGGCAGAGAGGCAGATCTACGAGCTGGTGGCGGGCACGACGTCGGAGAAAAACAC CTGGAAGGACTTTCTGGAAAAGAGCATGGCCTCTGCTGCCAGCCCAGCTCCGGCCAATCGCAGCTCAGCAGCAGCGCC CTCTCCCGGTCTGGGCATTTCGTCCATGGTCGAAGCCGCAGGCCCCGCCGACACAG ATAATGCTGGCGGGGCGCAGGCCGACCCAGCGGACATCTCTGCGGCTTGCCTCCAAGCAAGAGTGTCGGACTGCCACGGAGAACACGCGGCGGGCCTGGCGGAAGCGGCGTTGCACGACG TGGAAACGCTGCGTCAGCTCCTCTTCGTGGACGCATCTGATGACGGCTGGGGCCGCACCCTCCGAGACTCGGCTCATGAAAGCGGACGCGACCACTGGACTCACGTGCTACCAAAAG CGGCAGTGGCGGATGATGTCACGCCGGTGTCCGAGCGGTCGTCGGCAAGCCGGGCCGTCCCACGCG GAAACGTCCTCTACCTGACCACGCCCACCCAGCCGGACGAGAGCACCACCGACACGACGGACGGCGGCCTGTCGGAGGGGCGGGAAGAGGAGACGTGGCAGAGTCACGTGATCCAAAACGTGGAGGGGGTGTTCCGCACCATCGAGAACTTGACCGGCAAGCTGCGTCAGCTAAAG GACATGGAGGGGGAGCATTGCAAACTGCTGACGTCGCTCCGAGAGCAGTCGGCCCATCGGGAGGAGGAAGACTGCGGCTCGGCGGACG GCAAGGAAGCGAGTCCCGCCCATCCCAGGATTCAGTCCACTGGATTGTGA
- the arhgef11 gene encoding rho guanine nucleotide exchange factor 11 isoform X3 produces MSLRQPTSTLDRLSSLTIGDSERKSSTGQQRDPLVDVPSESAAAGLVQRCVVVQKDQLGFGFTVCGERVKLVQNVRAGGAAVKAGVQEGDRIIKVNGSLVSSMSHQEVVKLIKSGTYVALTLQGPPHSPSSFPADSALNRYGETPSTPPSSTPSHRITGPKPLQDPEVQKQASQILRKMLQQEEMELQALMEERSRNPSPSLDERIESAKRRAHQVRVKLQQDTEGLPSECVTRNVTGFEGRVPPAWSEGDTEAFESPRSSPSSSFRSLLQPRQSSDTPPLSEPSGRVQIIGPEEEDEDEEDAYFFSEMDGPFQDMELLKSRPAHMSVFLRYVFTQLLDPNPLLFYLSVEAYLSATPKDARSLAPQICSHFLDPDAPLKLKVPEDHLTDIESRLHAQEDIRGPLSELQQRVLPHVQDQLVDYRKKQTMGLGALFGEGDLLLLDGDPAKERQVVDKQVTALWEIMCKHEEDRSSPLASAVLLYLRHAGVKLRDSKVFPGLSADKEKWLAFLKAKKPSSTKKDKDGEDRKRNPILKYIGKPRSASQSTFHVPLSPAQVRPGSVRNIIQQFENHSETGAEEGGDPQMALSGQGDDSANSPTTSVRLARSESLKAQGEGRRRGMASCGESVPRSRSDVDMEDPGEDGTGFRMRNSASSARSLENPTPPYTPRSIRRSSESLPTLLLDSSAPEEEACEGQNWQETVPHQLLATLSPREVERQAVMYELFTTEASHLRTLRVLDQVFFQKMRAVLTADELACIFPNLPQVYELHASLCEAMRKRREAIIVHDIGDIMLARFEGSAGEEFQEQASQLCRQQSQALELIKNKQRKDARFAHIVQECEASRHCRRLQLRDLLVSEMQRLTKYPLLLDNIIKHTEVASDDLPNLQRAQACCRRILQAVNEVVRETEHRHHLSKYQRRLDVAPQFKGLDLSTKKMIHEGPLIWKVSKDKHLDIHALLLSDCLLLLQRGPDERLLLRHPSRWLGVNVGGGDSPLVKLDSLLVRSVATDNKALYIISTAERQIYELVAGTTSEKNTWKDFLEKSMASAASPAPANRSSAAAPSPGLGISSMVEAAGPADTDNAGGAQADPADISAACLQARVSDCHGEHAAGLAEAALHDVETLRQLLFVDASDDGWGRTLRDSAHESGRDHWTHVLPKAAVADDVTPVSERSSASRAVPRGNVLYLTTPTQPDESTTDTTDGGLSEGREEETWQSHVIQNVEGVFRTIENLTGKLRQLKDMEGEHCKLLTSLREQSAHREEEDCGSADGKEASPAHPRIQSTGL; encoded by the exons ATGAGTCTCCGCCAGCCCACCTCCACCCTTGACAG GCTCAGCAGTCTGACCATCGGGGACTCAGAACGCAAGTCGTCCACCGGTCAGCAGAGGGACCCGCTGGTTGACGTCCCCAGTGAGAGCGCTG CCGCCGGTCTGGTCCAGAGATGCGTGGTGGTGCAGAAGGACCAGCTGGGTTTCGGCTTCACGGTGTGCGGAGAGCGGGTGAAGCTGGTTCAAAATGTTCGAGCAG GCGGCGCAGCCGTCAAGGCCGGAGTCCAGGAAGGAGACCGAATCATAAAG GTGAACGGTTCGCTCGTGTCCTCCATGTCCCATCAGGAGGTGGTGAAGCTCATCAAAT CCGGGACGTATGTAGCGCTCACACTACAAGGACCGCCCCATTCACCGTCCTCCTTCCCCGCTGATTCCGCTCTCAATCGGTATGGGGAGACTCCATCCACACCACCCAGCAGCACCCCCTCCCATAGAATCACTGGACCCAAACCACTCCAG GACCCTGAAGTGCAGAAGCAGGCCTCTCAGATACTCAGGAAGATGCTGCAGCAGGAAGAAATGGAGCTGCAG GCCTTAATGGAGGAACGGTCGCGGAACCCGTCGCCGTCTCTGGATGAGCGAATCGAAAGCGCCAAGAGGCGAGCTCATCAAGTGCGCGTCAAGCTTCAGCAGGACACG GAGGGATTGCCATCAGAATGCGTCACTCGCAACGTCACGGGGTTCGAAG GACGCGTGCCGCCGGCCTGGAGCGAGGGTGACACGGAG GCCTTTGAGAGCCCCCGCTCATCCCCCTCATCTTCCTTCCGGAGCCTTCTACAGCCACGGCAGAGCTCCGACACTCCCCCCCTCTCGGAGCCG AGCGGCAGGGTGCAGATCATCGGGCCggaggaagaggacgaggaTGAGGAGGACGCTTACTTCTTCAGTGAG ATGGACGGCCCCTTCCAAGACATGGAGCTGCTGAAGTCGCGGCCCGCCCACATGAGCGTCTTCCTAAGATACGTCTTCACGCAGCTGCTGGATCCCAACCCACTG CTCTTCTACCTGTCGGTGGAGGCGTACCTGAGCGCCACGCCCAAAGATGCCCGCTCCCTGGCACCGCAGATCTGCTCCCATTTTCTTGATCCAGACGCT CCCTTGAAGCTGAAAGTGCCAGAAGACCACCTCACAGACATTG AGAGCCGCCTCCACGCCCAGGAGGACATCCGCGGGCCGCTGTCTGAGCTGCAGCAGCGGGTGCTGCCCCATGTCCAGGACCAACTTGTGGACTACAG GAAAAAGCAAACGATGGGCCTTGGCGCACTTTTCGGTGAAGGtgacctgctgctgctggacGGGGACCCGGCGAAGGAGCGTCAGGTGGTGGACAAGCAGGTCACCGCCCTGTGGGAGATCAT GTGCAAGCACGAGGAGGACAGAAG CTCCCCACTGGCGTCAGCCGTGCTCCTGTATCTGCGGCACGCCGGCGTCAAACTGCGGGACTCCAAGGTGTTTCCCGGCTTGAGCGCCGACAAGGAAaagtggctcgccttcctcaagGCAAAAAAG CCAAGCAGCACTAAGAAGGACAAAGACGGCGAGGACAGAAAGAGGAATCCCATCCTCAAGTACATCGGGAAACCTCGGAGCGCATCTCAGTCAA CATTCCACGTCCCGCTGTCTCCCGCTCAAG TGCGTCCAGGCAGCGTGAGGAACATCATCCAGCAATTTGAGAACCACAGCGAGACCGGGGCCGAGGAGGGCGGCGACCCGCAGATGGCCTTATCCGGCCAGGGGGATGACAGCGCTAACAG CCCCACCACGTCCGTGCGTCTGGCACGCAGCGAGTCTTTGAAGGCACAGGGGGAAGGTCGGCGGCGGGGCATGGCGTCGTGCGGTGAGTCCGTTCCCCGCTCTCGCAGCGACGTGGACATGGAGGATCCCGGCGAGGATGGGACGGGCTTCAGAATGCGGAACAGCGCCTCGTCGGCCAG GTCTCTGGAGAACCCCACCCCACCATACACACCGCGCTCCATTCGCAG GAGCTCCGAGTCGCTGCCGACCCTGCTGCTGGACAGCAGCGCACCCGAGGAGGAGGCGTGTGAGGGTCAGAACTGGCAGGAGACTGTCCCGCATCAGCTCCTGGCCACGCTCAGTCCGAGGGAGGTAGAGCGCCAGGCGGTCATGTATG AGCTCTTCACAACTGAGGCGTCGCACCTGCGCACACTCCGAGTCCTGGACCAAGTCTTCTTCCAGAAGATGAGAGCCGTGCTCACTGCTGACGAGCTGGCCTGCATCTTTCCCAACCTGCCGCAGGTCTACGAACTGCACG CCAGCCTGTGCGAGGCCATGAGGAAGCGGCGAGAGGCCATCATCGTTCACGACATCGGCGACATCATGTTGGCGAGG TTTGAGGGCAGCGCCGGCGAGGAGTTTCAGGAGCAGGCGTCGCAGTTGTGCAGGCAGCAGTCTCAGGCGCTGGAGCTCATCAAGAACAAACAACGCAAAGACGCCCGCTTCGCCCACATCGTCCAG GAGTGTGAGGCCAGTCGCCACTGCCGCCGTTTGCAGCTCAGAGACCTGCTGGTATCAGAAATGCAGAGGCTGACCAAGTACCCGCTTCTTCTGGACAACATCATCAAGCACACCGAGG TGGCCTCGGACGACCTTCCCAACCTGCAAAGGGCTCAGGCCTGTTGCCGCCGAATCCTGCAGGCGGTCAACGAGGTGGTCCGGGAGACGGAACACCGCCACCACCTGAGCAAGTACCAACGCAGGCTGGATGTTGCTCCGCAGTTTAAG GGTTTGGACCTAAGCACCAAGAAGATGATCCACGAGGGGCCGCTCATCTGGAAAGTTAGCAAGGACAAGCATTTAG ACATCCACGCGCTGCTGCTGTCCGactgcctgctgctgctgcagcgcGGCCCTGACGAGCGTCTGTTGCTTCGTCACCCATCGCGCTGGCTGGGCGTCAACGTGGGCGGCGGTGACAGCCCGCTGGTCAAGTTGGACTCGCTGCTGGTGCGCTCGGTCGCCACAG ACAACAAGGCGCTCTACATCATCAGCACGGCAGAGAGGCAGATCTACGAGCTGGTGGCGGGCACGACGTCGGAGAAAAACAC CTGGAAGGACTTTCTGGAAAAGAGCATGGCCTCTGCTGCCAGCCCAGCTCCGGCCAATCGCAGCTCAGCAGCAGCGCC CTCTCCCGGTCTGGGCATTTCGTCCATGGTCGAAGCCGCAGGCCCCGCCGACACAG ATAATGCTGGCGGGGCGCAGGCCGACCCAGCGGACATCTCTGCGGCTTGCCTCCAAGCAAGAGTGTCGGACTGCCACGGAGAACACGCGGCGGGCCTGGCGGAAGCGGCGTTGCACGACG TGGAAACGCTGCGTCAGCTCCTCTTCGTGGACGCATCTGATGACGGCTGGGGCCGCACCCTCCGAGACTCGGCTCATGAAAGCGGACGCGACCACTGGACTCACGTGCTACCAAAAG CGGCAGTGGCGGATGATGTCACGCCGGTGTCCGAGCGGTCGTCGGCAAGCCGGGCCGTCCCACGCG GAAACGTCCTCTACCTGACCACGCCCACCCAGCCGGACGAGAGCACCACCGACACGACGGACGGCGGCCTGTCGGAGGGGCGGGAAGAGGAGACGTGGCAGAGTCACGTGATCCAAAACGTGGAGGGGGTGTTCCGCACCATCGAGAACTTGACCGGCAAGCTGCGTCAGCTAAAG GACATGGAGGGGGAGCATTGCAAACTGCTGACGTCGCTCCGAGAGCAGTCGGCCCATCGGGAGGAGGAAGACTGCGGCTCGGCGGACG GCAAGGAAGCGAGTCCCGCCCATCCCAGGATTCAGTCCACTGGATTGTGA